The following are encoded in a window of Paenibacillus polymyxa genomic DNA:
- a CDS encoding PDZ domain-containing protein: MKRINRKRVFFTTGYVLILAAMVYVLVYMPTPYLIYGPGGANEIKPMVKVREGDSIERGTFMMTTVSARYANVIMLGLSKLDRNSEIQRKEDRLHGRSEDEYAAEQVWYMGDSQSSAMEAAYTRAHVPYRIVPDYVYVFKVPGSNSVFEPGDEILELNGVRVTDNRSIRKALEDEKSGKMAKVKLKREGKLLTVQAPLTTITDSETGKQRSGFGVSIATVQKVEPKDERKTIHFTSTDVGGPSAGLMFTMEIYNQLTPGDLSKGYRVAGTGTIDKDGQVGAIGGAKYKIVAADRQGAELFFVPADNYKEAKAKAEQIGSRMKLVSVRKLGDALNYMEKLPIKP; this comes from the coding sequence ATGAAACGAATAAACCGGAAAAGAGTTTTTTTTACAACCGGTTATGTCTTAATACTGGCTGCAATGGTCTATGTGCTGGTCTATATGCCAACCCCTTATCTGATCTATGGACCAGGTGGGGCTAACGAGATCAAACCGATGGTTAAAGTCCGGGAGGGTGACAGCATCGAACGGGGGACCTTTATGATGACGACCGTATCGGCGCGTTATGCCAATGTTATTATGTTGGGCCTGTCCAAGCTGGACCGCAATTCGGAGATTCAGCGCAAAGAGGATCGTCTGCATGGAAGAAGTGAAGACGAATATGCGGCAGAGCAGGTATGGTATATGGGGGATTCCCAATCTTCCGCGATGGAGGCTGCCTACACCCGTGCCCATGTTCCCTATCGCATTGTGCCGGATTATGTGTATGTATTTAAGGTCCCGGGCTCGAACAGCGTGTTTGAGCCTGGAGATGAAATATTGGAGCTGAACGGCGTGCGGGTGACCGATAATCGTTCCATTCGGAAGGCTTTAGAGGACGAAAAATCGGGAAAAATGGCTAAAGTGAAGCTAAAGCGCGAAGGAAAGTTGCTGACCGTGCAAGCTCCCTTAACGACCATCACGGACAGTGAGACGGGTAAGCAACGTTCTGGCTTTGGCGTCAGTATTGCCACGGTACAGAAGGTAGAGCCGAAGGATGAACGTAAAACGATTCATTTTACATCTACGGATGTTGGCGGTCCTTCGGCAGGTTTGATGTTTACCATGGAAATCTATAACCAACTGACACCAGGTGATCTGAGTAAGGGATATCGTGTAGCCGGTACGGGTACTATTGATAAGGACGGTCAGGTTGGAGCGATTGGTGGTGCAAAGTACAAAATAGTTGCTGCTGACCGTCAGGGTGCGGAATTGTTTTTCGTCCCTGCGGATAATTATAAAGAGGCCAAGGCCAAAGCTGAGCAAATAGGAAGCCGGATGAAGCTTGTTTCGGTTCGCAAGCTTGGCGATGCGCTGAATTATATGGAAAAGCTGCCCATCAAACCATAA
- a CDS encoding nucleotidyltransferase encodes MKTLGMIVEYNPLHNGHVHHWEESLRITGAQRTVAVMSGPFLQRGEPAITDKWSRTEMALAMGVDLVLELPVAYAVQPAEWFARGTVALLHATGIVDALCFGSESGDIAPLRALARVLAAEPAELKAGIAQRLSSGTSYPAAYAGAAAALAAEGADGAALAALMQQPNNTLGLHYLIALERLGSTIKPFTVARTGSGYHEAVAPADGVIASATAIRRLLLDGGPEAASPYIPAATLEILRREWQAERAPLHWEAFSQPLLNALITRSPQQLAELHEVTEGLEHRLQQSLYTLSQPSVEALLTAIKTRRYTRTKLQRMCTHILLNHAKADMTPAELAKGPGYIRVLGFNRAGRELLARMKQTATLPVWVKLSAGSHPHLDWDTAAAAIHAAGMPRPAIRGMYADYLRPPIMV; translated from the coding sequence TTGAAAACACTCGGTATGATTGTAGAGTACAATCCCCTGCATAACGGACATGTCCATCACTGGGAGGAATCTCTTCGCATCACTGGTGCACAGCGCACAGTGGCTGTGATGAGTGGTCCTTTCCTTCAGCGGGGTGAACCCGCGATTACAGACAAATGGTCCCGCACCGAAATGGCACTCGCCATGGGTGTGGACCTAGTTCTGGAGCTGCCTGTGGCCTATGCCGTCCAGCCCGCAGAATGGTTTGCCCGCGGAACGGTCGCCCTGCTCCATGCGACGGGCATCGTCGACGCGCTCTGCTTCGGCAGCGAGAGCGGAGACATCGCCCCGCTGCGCGCGCTGGCTCGCGTGCTGGCGGCAGAGCCGGCCGAGCTCAAGGCCGGCATCGCGCAGCGCCTAAGCAGCGGCACGAGCTATCCCGCTGCCTACGCGGGAGCCGCAGCCGCGCTCGCGGCCGAAGGAGCGGACGGCGCTGCGCTCGCCGCCCTCATGCAGCAGCCCAACAATACGTTGGGGCTGCATTATTTGATTGCGCTGGAACGGCTGGGCAGCACAATCAAGCCCTTCACGGTAGCCCGCACGGGATCGGGCTACCACGAAGCCGTGGCCCCTGCGGACGGAGTCATCGCCAGCGCCACGGCCATCCGCCGTCTGCTGCTGGACGGCGGGCCGGAAGCCGCGTCACCGTACATACCTGCGGCGACACTGGAGATTTTGCGGCGCGAGTGGCAAGCTGAACGCGCGCCGCTGCACTGGGAAGCGTTCAGCCAGCCGTTGCTGAACGCCCTAATCACACGTAGCCCGCAGCAGCTGGCGGAGCTGCACGAGGTCACCGAAGGGCTGGAGCATCGTCTGCAGCAATCGCTGTACACGCTGTCCCAGCCTTCTGTGGAGGCCCTGCTCACCGCGATCAAGACAAGGCGGTATACTCGTACGAAGCTTCAGCGGATGTGTACACATATTTTGCTGAATCATGCCAAAGCCGATATGACTCCGGCTGAGCTGGCGAAAGGTCCGGGCTATATCCGCGTGCTCGGCTTTAACAGGGCTGGACGCGAGCTGCTGGCACGTATGAAGCAAACAGCCACCCTTCCGGTATGGGTCAAGCTGTCTGCCGGATCACATCCCCACCTGGACTGGGATACAGCCGCAGCCGCCATACACGCAGCCGGGATGCCACGTCCCGCCATCCGCGGCATGTATGCTGATTACTTGCGACCGCCCATTATGGTTTGA